A region of Betta splendens chromosome 13, fBetSpl5.4, whole genome shotgun sequence DNA encodes the following proteins:
- the slitrk3a gene encoding SLIT and NTRK-like protein 3: MLWVTLLSTIALGWTTPIPLLEDSEEIDEPCFEPCYCEVKEGIFHVHCDSKGFTNVSQISQIWSRPFKLNLQRNSMRKLYFNSFLHLNNAISINLGNNALQDIHAGAFNGLGILKRLFLHENKLEVFRNDTFLGLESLEYLQADYNVIKRIESGAFRHLHKLRVLILNDNLIPVLPNYLFRSVSLTHLDLRGNRLKTLPYKGTLEYVGRSLMEIQLEENPWNCVCEIVQLKTWLERIPYTALVGEITCEYPFHLHGKDLREIKRTELCPLLSDAEIEAKLGIPQVPFSNENTWPTKPSSMLSSFHNTASSVDYKERVVKPTKRPRTTKNPPTPRSIYPGINQPPIAGYQTRPPIPIICPAGCICNLHINDLGLTVNCKEKGFHNISELLPRPLNAKKLYLSGNLIQKIYRSDFWNFSSLDLLHLGNNRISYVQEGAFINLPNLKSLYLNGNDIERLTPGMFRGLLMLNYLYFEYNVIREIQANTFSLMPKLQLVFLNDNLLRSLPSDAFAGTNLARLNLRNNYFVSLPLHGVLEHLASIVQIDLHQNPWDCSCDIIPLKQWLEKLSSVIVVGDVICKTPEFAFGKDLRSLEVEVICPELKYSSGPSPALPGGDDLTTGSSDMGQANGRGAVPLSVLILSLLILFISAVFVAAGLFAFVLRRRKKLPFRKRSEVDLTGIQMQCRIFEDPPRQNSAGNTGTPEKPTQSMHTHTHTNHTHAHGHVYDYIPHPVTQMCNNPIYKPREGEIAEEDRSQFSEKKDNGTSSNSNYRTLLEKEREWTLAVSNSQLNTIVTVNHTTADMAGFHENGGLCPTVIDSQRPTPTVGFVDCLYGTVPKLKDMHVAHAHPPGMQYPDLQQDARLKETLLFAAGKGCYPDPSQSDYLELRAKLQTKPDYLEVLEKSYRF; this comes from the coding sequence ATGCTGTGGGTTACCTTGCTGAGCACCATAGCCTTAGGATGGACCACCCCGATCCCACTACTAGAGGACTCCGAGGAGATCGACGAGCCCTGCTTCGAACCCTGCTACTGCGAGGTCAAAGAGGGCATCTTCCACGTCCACTGTGACAGTAAAGGATTTACAAATGTCAGCCAGATCTCCCAGATATGGAGCCGGCCCTTCAAGCTCAACCTGCAGAGAAACTCCATGAGGAAGCTTTACTTCAACAGCTTCCTCCATCTCAACAACGCCATATCTATCAATCTGGGTAATAACGCCTTGCAAGATATCCATGCTGGAGCGTTCAACGGCTTAGGAATACTCAAACGGCTGTTTCTACATGAAAACAAGCTAGAGGTTTTCAGAAATGACACTTTTCTGGGGCTGGAGAGTTTAGAGTATCTCCAGGCGGACTACAATGTTATCAAAAGGATTGAAAGTGGTGCATTCAGACACCTTCACAAATTGAGAGTGCTCATACTAAATGACAATCTGATTCCAGTGCTCCCAAATTACCTTTTTCGGTCTGTGTCACTTACACACCTGGACCTGAGAGGAAACAGACTGAAGACCTTGCCATATAAGGGCACGCTGGAGTATGTTGGGAGGAGCTTAATGGAAatccagctggaggagaacccCTGGAACTGCGTGTGTGAGATTGTCCAGTTGAAAACGTGGCTGGAGAGAATCCCTTACACCGCTTTGGTGGGCGAGATCACATGTGAGTATCCATTCCACTTACACGGGAAAGACCTGCGAGAAATCAAGCGCACGGAGCTCTGCCCGCTGCTCTCCGACGCCGAGATTGAGGCCAAGCTGGGAATTCCGCAGGTCCCTTTCAGCAATGAGAACACGTGGCCTACTAAACCCTCCTCCATGCTCTCCTCTTTTCACAACACAGCCTCTTCTGTGGATTACAAGGAAAGAGTTGTCAAGCCTACCAAACGCCCCCGGACCACAAAGAACCCCCCGACCCCTCGTAGCATCTACCCAGGCATCAACCAGCCCCCTATTGCCGGCTACCAAACAAGGCCTCCCATCCCCATCATTTGTCCGGCTGGATGCATTTGCAACCTCCACATTAACGACCTGGGACTAACAGTAAACTGTAAAGAGAAAGGCTTTCATAAcatctctgagctgctgccacgGCCCCTTAATGCCAAGAAATTATATCTCAGTGGAAACCTAATACAGAAAATCTATCGATCAGACTTCTGGAACTTCTCAAGTTTGGATTTACTGCATTTAGGGAATAATCGAATATCCTACGTCCAGGAGGGCGCCTTCATCAACCTGCCAAATTTGAAAAGTTTGTATTTGAATGGGAATGACATTGAGAGACTCACTCCTGGGATGTTTCGGGGTCTTCTGATGTTGAATTATCTTTACTTTGAGTATAATGTCATACGTGAGATACAAGCTAACACTTTCTCCCTAATGCCAAAGCTCCAGCTGGTTTTCCTCAATGACAATCTGTTACGCTCCCTCCCCAGTGATGCCTTCGCTGGCACCAACCTCGCACGCCTCAACCTCCGCAACAATTACtttgtatctcttcctttgcaCGGCGTTCTGGAGCATCTGGCCTCCATTGTCCAAATTGATCTCCATCAAAATCCCTGGGACTGCTCCTGTGACATCATCCCCCTCAAacagtggctggaaaaactCTCCTCTGTTATTGTGGTTGGAGATGTAATTTGCAAGACACCCGAGTTCGCTTTCGGGAAGGATCTGCGCTCGCTGGAGGTCGAGGTCATCTGTCCTGAGCTGAAGTATTCTTCAGGCCCCTCTCCTGCCCTGCCTGGTGGGGACGACCTGACTACAGGGAGCTCTGACATGGGCCAGGCAAATGGAAGAGGAGCCGTCCCACTGTCTGTTTTGATCCTCAGCCTACTCATTCTCTTCATCTCCGCTGTGTTTGTGGCTGCCGGGCTCTTCGCCTTCGTCCTCCGACGCAGGAAAAAGCTGCCTTTCCGAAAGCGTTCCGAGGTAGATCTAACGGGGATCCAGATGCAGTGCAGAATCTTTGAGGACCCGCCGAGGCAGAACAGCGCGGGGAACACGGGCACACCGGAAAAACCGACGCagagtatgcacacacacactcacaccaaccacacacacgcacacggtcACGTTTATGATTACATCCCCCATCCTGTGACTCAGATGTGTAACAACCCCATCTATAAGCCTAGAGAGGGGGAGATAGCAGAGGAAGACAGATCGCAGTTTTCAGAGAAGAAAGACAATGGCACCAGTAGCAACAGCAACTACAGAACCTTgttagagaaagagagagagtggacCCTGGCCGTCTCCAACTCTCAACTCAACACCATCGTCACAGTCAACCACACCACGGCCGACATGGCAGGATTTCATGAGAATGGAGGGCTCTGCCCCACAGTGATTGACAGTCAGAGGCCCACGCCGACGGTGGGCTTCGTAGACTGTTTGTATGGGACAGTACCGAAACTAAAGGACATGCACGTGGCGCATGCGCACCCACCAGGCATGCAGTACCCGGATTTGCAGCAGGACGCACGGCTGAAGGAGACGTTGCTTTTCGCGGCGGGGAAAGGCTGCTACCCCGACCCGTCCCAAAGCGATTACCTCGAGTTAAGGGCCAAACTTCAAACCAAGCCGGATTACCTCGAAGTCTTGGAGAAATCTTACCGGTTTTAA